A stretch of the Filimonas lacunae genome encodes the following:
- a CDS encoding PKD domain-containing protein, whose amino-acid sequence MKRYLKILSIACAWLVNSGHAQDLSNRGKDFWVGYGHHQFMEPGQDDSQEMVLYFSAEEEANVTVSINGTSWTRSYHIPANRVIASEYMPKNSSIYDCRLFTLPPSYGGTGSEGIFERGINIHSDVPIVAYAHTFGKKSSGATMLLPVETWGYSYVAINSGQVYQNNCFSWLYVVAQHNDTRIEIVPSVATRSGYAAGQVVQVTLQKGEIYQMVGANPSNGLSALELTGTTIRSVANASGECYPVAAFAGSSRTSNPFSCGKGGGDNDNQQLFPIRAWGKKYFTAPTSRSTAASYFMTNAYKVLVNDVNTVVKRNGKVLTGISNRCYYFESNTADIIEADRPVMVAQFMTGGTACMGAGVGDPEMIYISPVEQGINNIGFFRNNREGILFNYLTLIVPDRGTGLSSLTIDGVALSSLPAANRYTYKHPQSADYSVVVYRWTGFAAYPADAPGQCLVQSDSAFTAITYGLGSEESYGYNAGTNINSLNAYGYIHNQADSSVKSHAFTCAGTPVEVSVMLPYQPSSIYWKLSALSAVLTPSADVTQTNPVYQELTAVKAGTYYRYRLPGVYSFSATGTYVLPVTCYSSEIDRCDGSENFEVTIVVKEKPEAAFEIAQPTPCATDTLYMQGEEVEQHAYTIKQWMWTFNDTALTKGIAVKKVLNKAGSHTIRLSIVTADGCVADADKNVTTIAAPEIAYTYTGKLCEGRNVAIAAEAATGAEEVTAWNWNMGDGHLFVRNDASSFEYAYDQYGTYHATVTAVNADGCKSVPVTHILEVQPVPEVKFALPDTVCLPGGKALFTNKTTIADNSALSYQWSFGDGTPVSTEVNATHLYVAAGSYPVELTATSAYGCSTAYTQLLNRFNHRPVVAFSVQPEQLCQGMPVVFRDASTVEGDVINQRQWSLGDGSTASGGEVSLVYRNAGDYTAMLQVTSSKGCRSFPGSKGVVVYRQPVIEAGNDIMAKTGAAVKLAAVSSAGAYTFQWYPSIGLSSTTELQPSVTVTDDITYYLTATGEFNCTATDSVHIKLLRAIEPPNAFSPNGDGVHDVWEIPYLDATPGARITVFNRYGQQVYTSQGYAVPWNGTSAGKPLPAGTYYYVIQTGSEKGPLTGAVTIIK is encoded by the coding sequence ATGAAGAGATATTTAAAAATACTAAGTATTGCCTGTGCATGGCTGGTCAACAGCGGTCATGCACAGGACCTGAGTAACCGGGGAAAAGATTTCTGGGTCGGTTACGGGCATCACCAGTTTATGGAGCCGGGGCAGGATGATAGCCAGGAAATGGTGTTGTATTTCAGTGCGGAAGAGGAGGCGAATGTAACGGTGTCTATTAATGGTACCAGCTGGACACGTAGTTATCATATTCCTGCCAACCGTGTTATTGCTTCGGAGTATATGCCTAAGAACAGCAGCATTTACGATTGCCGCCTGTTTACTTTACCGCCTTCCTATGGCGGCACCGGTAGTGAGGGCATTTTTGAAAGAGGCATCAATATACATAGTGATGTGCCTATTGTTGCTTATGCACACACCTTTGGTAAAAAGTCGTCCGGGGCAACCATGTTGTTGCCTGTAGAAACCTGGGGGTATTCGTATGTGGCTATTAACAGTGGCCAGGTATATCAGAATAATTGCTTCTCATGGCTGTATGTAGTGGCGCAGCACAATGATACCAGGATTGAAATTGTGCCTTCCGTTGCTACACGAAGCGGGTATGCGGCAGGTCAGGTGGTGCAGGTAACCTTGCAAAAAGGAGAGATATACCAGATGGTGGGGGCTAACCCTTCTAATGGCCTGTCGGCTTTGGAGTTGACGGGTACTACCATTCGTTCTGTTGCCAACGCCAGCGGCGAATGTTACCCGGTTGCTGCATTTGCGGGCAGCAGCCGAACCAGTAATCCTTTTTCCTGCGGCAAAGGAGGTGGGGATAATGATAATCAGCAGTTGTTTCCCATACGGGCATGGGGTAAAAAATACTTTACAGCGCCCACCTCACGTTCAACAGCTGCCAGTTATTTTATGACCAATGCCTATAAGGTGCTGGTGAATGATGTGAATACGGTAGTGAAGCGGAATGGCAAAGTGCTTACCGGTATCAGCAACCGGTGTTATTATTTTGAAAGTAATACGGCAGATATAATAGAAGCCGACAGGCCTGTGATGGTGGCCCAGTTTATGACAGGGGGCACAGCGTGTATGGGGGCTGGTGTGGGCGATCCGGAAATGATTTATATAAGCCCGGTTGAGCAGGGCATTAACAACATCGGTTTTTTCAGAAATAACCGCGAAGGTATTTTGTTTAACTATCTCACGCTGATTGTGCCTGACAGAGGCACAGGTTTGTCTTCCTTAACTATTGACGGGGTGGCGTTAAGCTCCCTTCCGGCAGCAAACCGTTATACCTATAAGCATCCGCAGTCGGCAGATTATTCTGTAGTAGTGTACCGCTGGACGGGTTTTGCTGCTTATCCCGCAGATGCGCCGGGGCAATGCCTGGTGCAAAGTGATTCTGCATTTACGGCTATTACTTATGGACTTGGGTCAGAAGAAAGCTACGGTTACAATGCAGGTACTAATATTAACAGCCTCAATGCTTATGGCTATATACACAACCAGGCAGATTCATCGGTAAAAAGCCATGCGTTTACCTGTGCGGGTACGCCGGTAGAGGTGTCGGTAATGTTGCCTTATCAGCCTTCGTCTATTTACTGGAAGCTGAGTGCATTGTCTGCTGTGTTAACTCCTTCGGCTGATGTAACACAAACCAACCCGGTGTATCAGGAGCTTACCGCAGTAAAAGCCGGTACGTATTACCGCTACCGGTTGCCGGGTGTGTATTCATTTTCGGCTACCGGAACCTATGTGCTTCCTGTTACCTGTTACAGCTCGGAAATTGACCGTTGTGATGGCAGTGAAAACTTTGAGGTTACCATTGTAGTGAAGGAGAAGCCGGAAGCTGCTTTTGAAATAGCTCAGCCAACACCTTGCGCAACAGACACGCTGTATATGCAGGGAGAGGAGGTAGAGCAGCATGCTTATACTATTAAGCAATGGATGTGGACTTTTAATGATACGGCGCTTACCAAAGGTATAGCGGTGAAGAAAGTATTGAATAAAGCAGGTAGTCACACCATACGTTTGAGTATTGTAACGGCAGACGGATGCGTGGCAGATGCAGATAAAAATGTAACCACCATAGCAGCACCTGAAATAGCCTATACCTATACCGGTAAACTATGTGAAGGGAGGAATGTTGCTATTGCAGCAGAGGCGGCAACAGGTGCGGAAGAGGTAACTGCCTGGAACTGGAATATGGGGGATGGGCATTTATTTGTTCGTAATGACGCCAGCTCTTTTGAATATGCTTATGACCAATATGGAACGTATCATGCAACTGTTACGGCGGTAAATGCAGATGGGTGTAAAAGTGTGCCTGTTACGCATATATTGGAGGTACAGCCTGTTCCTGAAGTAAAGTTTGCGTTGCCGGACACGGTATGTTTACCAGGTGGCAAAGCACTGTTCACGAATAAAACTACAATAGCAGATAATAGTGCGCTGTCTTATCAATGGAGTTTTGGGGATGGTACTCCTGTGAGTACTGAAGTGAACGCAACCCATTTGTATGTGGCGGCAGGAAGTTATCCTGTTGAGCTTACTGCAACGTCTGCTTATGGTTGCAGTACAGCGTATACACAGTTATTAAACCGTTTTAATCATCGCCCTGTTGTTGCCTTTTCCGTGCAGCCGGAACAATTATGCCAGGGTATGCCTGTAGTGTTCAGGGATGCCAGTACGGTAGAAGGGGATGTTATTAATCAGCGGCAATGGTCGTTAGGGGATGGCAGCACGGCCAGTGGCGGGGAGGTGTCATTGGTATATCGCAATGCAGGTGATTATACTGCCATGTTGCAGGTTACCAGCAGTAAAGGTTGCCGTTCTTTCCCGGGGTCGAAAGGGGTGGTGGTATATCGCCAGCCAGTGATAGAAGCCGGTAATGATATTATGGCAAAAACAGGTGCGGCAGTAAAACTGGCAGCAGTGTCCAGTGCCGGCGCTTATACTTTTCAATGGTACCCTTCCATCGGCTTAAGCAGTACTACTGAGTTACAACCTTCTGTAACAGTAACGGACGATATTACCTATTACCTCACTGCCACCGGAGAGTTTAATTGTACAGCAACCGATTCGGTGCATATAAAACTACTGCGTGCGATAGAGCCGCCCAATGCTTTTTCGCCTAACGGTGACGGGGTGCACGACGTGTGGGAAATTCCCTACCTGGATGCCACTCCTGGCGCACGCATCACTGTGTTTAACCGTTACGGGCAACAGGTGTATACATCGCAGGGATATGCAGTACCGTGGAATGGCACCTCTGCCGGAAAGCCGCTTCCCGCAGGTACTTATTACTACGTGATACAAACAGGATCGGAGAAAGGGCCGTTAACCGGAGCGGTAACTATTATCAAATAA
- a CDS encoding PorP/SprF family type IX secretion system membrane protein encodes MRKKYCLGMYLLVLICGRLHAQVDPHFSQYYIYPSWLNPALTGAFDGAYRVSGIYRSQWGNLATPFTTSGVSGEFTTEKNINAGVSLLRQTAGDAGYSYTTAYGNVAYTGVRFGKEGMHRLHLGLQFGLMQRRFDRSKLTFGDQWNTITGYNPGSVSAATLTRTSAGSFDAGAGAMYFDATPDKKANVFAGFSVSHMNGPSDQFSSDAKAKIPVRYTLHGGVRFNLDEAWSLLPQLLYSRQGNAAEKMTGVYAQYKTSDNITVMGGVHYRWNDAIAPYIGFTHKGWILGACYDVNRSDLGKVAGKANSFEITLSFIGRKKITTPQLDFVCPGL; translated from the coding sequence ATGAGAAAAAAATATTGTTTAGGTATGTATCTGCTGGTGTTGATTTGCGGGCGTTTGCATGCCCAGGTAGATCCGCATTTTTCGCAGTACTACATTTATCCTTCGTGGCTTAACCCGGCGTTGACGGGGGCTTTTGATGGTGCTTACCGGGTATCGGGTATTTATCGCAGCCAGTGGGGCAACCTTGCTACCCCTTTTACCACCAGTGGCGTTTCCGGCGAATTTACAACGGAGAAAAACATCAATGCCGGTGTCAGTTTGCTAAGGCAAACGGCAGGAGATGCGGGCTATTCTTATACCACCGCTTATGGCAATGTGGCTTATACGGGGGTGCGTTTTGGTAAAGAAGGCATGCACCGTCTGCACCTGGGGCTTCAGTTTGGATTAATGCAGCGCCGTTTTGACCGTTCCAAGCTAACGTTTGGCGACCAGTGGAATACCATTACGGGATATAATCCCGGCTCCGTATCGGCGGCCACTTTAACACGCACCTCTGCCGGTTCTTTTGATGCCGGTGCCGGTGCCATGTATTTTGATGCTACTCCTGATAAAAAAGCCAATGTGTTTGCTGGTTTTTCTGTGTCGCACATGAACGGCCCGTCCGATCAGTTTAGTTCAGATGCCAAAGCAAAAATACCTGTGCGTTATACATTGCATGGCGGTGTGCGCTTTAACCTGGATGAGGCCTGGAGCCTGCTGCCCCAGTTATTATACAGCAGGCAGGGAAATGCGGCTGAAAAGATGACGGGAGTATACGCGCAATATAAAACCAGCGACAACATCACTGTAATGGGCGGTGTGCATTACCGGTGGAATGATGCGATAGCGCCCTATATAGGCTTTACGCATAAAGGCTGGATATTGGGAGCCTGCTATGATGTGAACCGTTCTGACCTGGGGAAAGTGGCGGGTAAGGCCAATAGTTTTGAAATAACGTTATCCTTTATCGGAAGAAAAAAAATTACTACACCTCAGCTGGACTTTGTTTGTCCGGGTTTATAA
- a CDS encoding OmpA family protein, with amino-acid sequence MLTIWKKAGLLTGSCCLLLSWGRTQFVYDYLKAGDDYYEKADYASAAGYYEKYLYSKGGTGAGYEPYTPQPAVVAHNRKPGNQQKAQWMLAESYRQLRYTEKAENAYRSVHQLYGSAYPLAALRWAQQLRAMGNYSKADSMFALFLKNYTVKDEYAAMAERELASLHFAQEALQKGGAKELHITRQSGLLNSGGAFYAPSWLDANTLLLTSTRLADSAGGMHQNRLYTMQVNGAEAEQLQPWMAAPGSATEQGPATVSADGNSIYFTAWSRQDKAGTAIYNSRKVNGQWSSPVPLLGQVNVQGYSARQPFITPDGRFLYFSSNRLGGEGGFDIWYVSIDDTGRIGTPLNAGKQVNTAYDEQAPYYNQSEGELVFSSNGHIGMGGMDLYSSKGVPGSFEAPVNMGYPVNSVKDDVYFTIRSREQKGWTEAWIASDRAAACCLELFTVSRQWPSPPVAATVVTEDKPRKPDTIHVPAPELPVNGILSNVYYVYGKADLAPGSHASLDSLVQMLKVNTLMIIEISGHTDNIGSDEYNLQLSLSRAQSCIDYIIKKGINPVQLVARGYGAQKPVAPNKNADGSDNPEGRKLNRRTEFTILRR; translated from the coding sequence ATGTTAACGATCTGGAAGAAAGCTGGTTTACTTACCGGCAGCTGCTGCCTGTTATTAAGCTGGGGACGTACGCAATTTGTGTATGATTACCTGAAAGCGGGCGATGACTATTACGAAAAGGCAGACTATGCTTCTGCCGCCGGTTATTACGAGAAGTACCTGTATAGTAAAGGTGGTACAGGGGCTGGCTATGAGCCCTATACACCTCAACCGGCTGTGGTTGCGCATAACCGCAAACCGGGCAATCAGCAGAAAGCGCAATGGATGCTGGCAGAAAGCTACCGGCAGTTGCGGTATACAGAAAAAGCGGAGAATGCTTACCGTAGCGTTCATCAGCTATATGGCAGCGCGTATCCATTGGCTGCCTTGCGCTGGGCGCAACAGTTGCGTGCAATGGGCAACTATAGCAAGGCTGATTCGATGTTTGCTTTGTTTTTAAAAAATTATACAGTAAAAGATGAATATGCCGCAATGGCTGAACGGGAGCTTGCCAGCCTGCATTTTGCGCAGGAGGCACTGCAAAAGGGAGGAGCAAAAGAGTTGCATATTACCAGGCAAAGCGGTTTACTGAATAGTGGTGGTGCTTTTTATGCCCCTTCCTGGCTGGATGCCAATACCTTATTGCTTACCAGCACCCGGCTTGCCGATAGTGCAGGAGGTATGCATCAGAACCGTTTATATACCATGCAGGTTAATGGCGCAGAAGCGGAACAGCTTCAACCGTGGATGGCAGCACCTGGTAGTGCTACAGAGCAAGGGCCTGCTACGGTAAGCGCTGATGGTAACAGTATATATTTTACTGCCTGGAGCAGGCAGGATAAAGCCGGAACCGCCATCTACAACAGTCGTAAAGTTAACGGGCAGTGGAGCAGCCCTGTTCCATTGTTGGGGCAGGTGAACGTGCAAGGGTATAGCGCACGACAGCCTTTTATCACACCGGATGGACGTTTTTTATACTTTTCCAGTAACCGTTTGGGTGGGGAAGGGGGTTTTGATATCTGGTATGTGAGCATTGATGATACAGGCAGGATAGGAACACCGTTAAATGCAGGTAAGCAGGTGAATACGGCGTATGATGAGCAGGCGCCTTATTATAACCAATCAGAGGGGGAGCTGGTATTTTCCAGTAATGGCCATATAGGTATGGGCGGGATGGACTTATACAGCAGCAAAGGCGTGCCGGGCAGTTTTGAAGCGCCGGTAAATATGGGCTATCCTGTAAACTCTGTAAAGGACGATGTATATTTTACCATTCGCAGCCGGGAGCAAAAGGGATGGACAGAAGCATGGATTGCATCCGACCGGGCAGCTGCCTGTTGTTTAGAATTGTTTACCGTAAGCAGGCAATGGCCTTCACCACCTGTGGCCGCAACGGTTGTTACGGAGGATAAGCCTCGTAAACCGGATACTATTCATGTACCGGCTCCGGAGCTACCTGTAAATGGGATATTAAGTAATGTGTATTATGTATATGGTAAAGCAGACCTGGCCCCGGGTTCACATGCTTCGCTGGATTCACTGGTGCAGATGCTGAAGGTGAATACTCTTATGATTATAGAAATTTCCGGGCATACCGATAACATCGGTTCAGACGAGTATAACCTGCAGTTGTCACTGTCACGCGCTCAAAGTTGTATTGATTATATTATTAAAAAAGGTATTAACCCGGTGCAACTGGTGGCCAGGGGATATGGTGCGCAAAAGCCGGTAGCGCCTAATAAAAATGCGGATGGCAGCGATAATCCCGAAGGACGAAAGCTGAACCGCCGTACAGAATTTACGATACTCAGGAGATAA
- a CDS encoding response regulator transcription factor: MRKLSSREREVLKLVASGLTSVQIACELYLSKRTVENHRINIRKKLLAKNTVCMVKKAVEERLI; encoded by the coding sequence GTGAGAAAGCTTTCTTCAAGAGAGCGGGAAGTATTAAAGTTGGTGGCAAGCGGACTTACTTCTGTTCAAATTGCCTGTGAATTGTACCTGAGCAAAAGAACAGTAGAAAACCATAGAATCAATATCCGTAAAAAGCTGTTAGCCAAAAACACGGTTTGCATGGTGAAGAAAGCTGTGGAAGAACGGCTGATATAG